In the Primulina huaijiensis isolate GDHJ02 unplaced genomic scaffold, ASM1229523v2 scaffold42201, whole genome shotgun sequence genome, one interval contains:
- the LOC140969542 gene encoding flavonol 3-O-glucosyltransferase UGT89B1-like, which yields MEKKACSKNGAHVLVFPYPAQGHMLPLLDLTHQLSQRNLSITILITPGNLPILTPLLSANPSIQTLIFPLPNSPLIPRGVENIKDLGDGGNIPMINALSKLQEPITQWFGSHSNPPVAILSDFFLGWTYSLARKLKIPRITFYCSAAIFAAVSDHLWGDSVAVKLGLEVKFQELPGSPCLTWEELPTLFRRYKELQVTDTNFELVKNSMIANTLSWGLVFNSIAALEDEFLDYLREKMGHPRVFTVGPLHLLGRHSNLGGSPITNDGVLSWLDECEDGSVLYVCFGSQKLLKKAQMEALAIGLEKSGVKFVWAVKQATTQQLMDGFGSVPDGFEGRVAGRGFVIKGWAPQSAILSHPAVGGFLSHCGWNSVLEAIASGVMILCWPMEADQYLDDKLMVDYKKAAVRVCNGSDTVPDPDELARKIAKSMRGDVVEKIRAKELRDNAVEAVKVGGSSNKDLDSLVQELAILKGQNA from the coding sequence ATGGAGAAGAAGGCGTGCAGCAAAAATGGAGCTCATGTTTTAGTTTTCCCCTATCCAGCACAAGGCCACATGCTCCCTCTTCTTGATCTAACCCACCAACTATCCCAAAGAAACTTGAGCATAACCATTTTAATCACCCCTGGAAACCTTCCGATTCTGACTCCACTTCTCTCGGCCAATCCCTCAATCCAGACACTGATTTTCCCCTTACCAAACAGCCCCTTAATCCCTCGAGGTGTTGAAAATATCAAGGATCTTGGAGACGGGGGGAATATACCAATGATCAACGCTTTGAGCAAGCTTCAGGAACCCATAACTCAGTGGTTTGGCTCTCACAGTAATCCACCAGTGGCGATTCTATCTGATTTCTTTCTCGGATGGACCTACTCTCTGGCTCGCAAGCTTAAGATTCCAAGAATTACCTTTTACTGTTCAGCGGCCATTTTTGCTGCGGTTTCTGATCATCTTTGGGGAGATTCCGTAGCTGTGAAACTTGGGCTTGAGGTAAAATTTCAAGAGTTACCAGGCTCGCCATGCCTGACTTGGGAAGAACTTCCTACACTATTCCGCCGCTATAAGGAATTACAAGTTACCGATACCAATTTCGAGCTGGTAAAAAATTCAATGATAGCTAATACTTTGAGTTGGGGTCTTGTGTTCAACAGTATAGCAGCCTTGGAAGACGAGTTCTTGGACTACTTGAGAGAGAAAATGGGACATCCACGGGTTTTTACCGTAGGTCCCCTGCATTTGTTGGGTAGGCACAGTAACTTGGGCGGTAGCCCAATAACCAACGATGGTGTTTTGTCATGGCTTGATGAGTGCGAGGATGGGTCTGTTTTGTATGTGTGTTTTGGAAGTCAAAAGTTGCTCAAGAAGGCACAGATGGAGGCTCTGGCTATTGGGTTGGAGAAGAGTGGTGTAAAGTTCGTTTGGGCTGTTAAACAGGCCACGACCCAACAATTGATGGATGGTTTTGGGTCCGTTCCTGATGGGTTCGAGGGTCGGGTAGCGGGTCGAGGTTTCGTGATAAAGGGTTGGGCTCCGCAGTCCGCGATACTAAGTCACCCAGCTGTGGGCGGATTCTTGAGTCATTGTGGGTGGAACTCGGTGTTGGAGGCTATAGCATCTGGTGTGATGATATTGTGCTGGCCCATGGAGGCAGATCAATATTTGGACGATAAATTGATGGTGGATTATAAAAAAGCTGCTGTCCGAGTGTGCAATGGTAGCGACACAGTGCCTGACCCGGATGAGTTGGCTCGGAAAATCGCCAAGTCGATGCGTGGGGATGTGGTTGAAAAGATTAGAGCAAAGGAATTGAGAGACAATGCTGTGGAAGCTGTCAAGGTCGGTGGGAGTTCTAACAAAGATTTGGATTCACTTGTCCAAGAACTAGCAATACTCAAGGGGCAGAAtgcttga